The following coding sequences lie in one Arachis hypogaea cultivar Tifrunner chromosome 9, arahy.Tifrunner.gnm2.J5K5, whole genome shotgun sequence genomic window:
- the LOC112710715 gene encoding transcription factor bHLH149, with translation MASLESIINAPEPSTNNPETTSPDADSNPNKRRKIGHRTVAADASLNHLHWTSQSEQQIYSTNLLRTLRHVLRRNPSPSTTASKPRQVRYAADRVLAAAAKGRTRWSRAILSSPPPFNNRRMLHKKAPAARKKVTGLRSMRNGTEKKKLPAVERKTRVLSRLVPGCRKLSFPNLLEEATDYISALEMQVRAMTALAELLAGGGSPSGLAGESLS, from the coding sequence ATGGCATCCCTCGAATCAATTATAAACGCTCCAGAACCTTCCACCAATAACCCCGAAACTACCTCACCCGATGCTGATTCCAATCCCAACAAACGCCGCAAAATCGGACACCGCACTGTCGCCGCCGATGCCTCTCTCAATCATCTCCATTGGACATCCCAATCCGAGCAGCAGATCTACTCCACCAACCTCCTCCGCACCCTCCGCCACGTCCTCCGCCGCAACCCTTCCCCCTCCACCACCGCATCAAAGCCCCGCCAGGTCCGCTACGCCGCCGACAGAGTCCTCGCCGCCGCCGCCAAAGGCAGAACGCGCTGGAGCCGCGCCATCCTCTCATCTCCGCCGCCCTTCAATAACCGCCGGATGCTCCACAAGAAGGCCCCCGCCGCCAGGAAGAAGGTCACCGGATTGAGAAGTATGCGTAACGGAACGGAAAAGAAGAAGTTACCGGCCGTTGAGAGAAAAACGCGCGTTCTTAGCCGGTTGGTTCCCGGTTGCCGGAAGCTCTCTTTCCCTAACCTTCTAGAAGAAGCCACTGATTATATCTCCGCCTTGGAGATGCAAGTGCGCGCCATGACCGCTCTCGCCGAGTTACTCGCTGGTGGTGGCTCGCCGAGTGGACTCGCCGGTGAATCGTTAAGTTGA